The proteins below come from a single Methyloprofundus sedimenti genomic window:
- a CDS encoding acetoacetate decarboxylase family protein produces MFCIPQRIKQYTGRYSLVDGIPFKLPVNTSNSPALMAIFPINPEKAKQFLPAGIHPFRLWKKALLVITVIDYKETTIGKYIEYSIAIACTHGAKPAPRLLPAIFMNFFKTGQYVVDLPVSSEISVKGGKGIWGMPKHQGHLNFEIEDNKVSSQYDLDGKLVTYVEIEKPKKTCIPVKTRASNYCSFRGMLMKSDILLDTKFGVHLFKKAKARFVIGDHPRLQAMKELEIGEAIATMFLPSINGTLDDHIESWFLDYEQLPDTLPEGLESVINLGLSEEWLSPPTAPIPEK; encoded by the coding sequence ATGTTTTGCATTCCCCAGCGTATAAAGCAATATACCGGTCGTTATTCATTAGTGGACGGGATTCCCTTTAAGCTTCCCGTCAATACCAGTAATTCACCTGCATTGATGGCTATTTTTCCAATAAATCCGGAGAAAGCAAAGCAGTTTCTTCCCGCAGGTATCCATCCATTTCGTCTATGGAAAAAAGCTTTACTGGTTATTACCGTGATTGACTATAAAGAAACGACTATCGGTAAGTATATCGAATACAGTATTGCGATAGCGTGTACTCATGGGGCAAAACCAGCACCCAGATTATTACCTGCTATATTTATGAATTTCTTTAAAACAGGTCAATACGTTGTGGATTTGCCAGTTTCCTCTGAAATATCAGTTAAAGGTGGCAAGGGAATATGGGGTATGCCAAAACATCAAGGTCATTTGAATTTTGAAATAGAGGACAATAAAGTAAGCAGCCAATATGATCTGGATGGCAAGTTGGTGACTTATGTTGAAATTGAAAAGCCTAAAAAAACCTGCATACCTGTAAAAACCAGGGCCTCTAATTATTGTTCTTTTCGCGGTATGCTAATGAAATCGGATATTTTATTAGATACTAAATTTGGTGTGCATTTATTTAAAAAAGCCAAAGCACGTTTCGTCATTGGCGATCATCCAAGATTACAGGCGATGAAAGAACTGGAAATTGGCGAGGCTATTGCCACAATGTTCCTGCCTTCGATTAATGGCACACTGGATGATCATATAGAAAGCTGGTTTCTGGATTATGAACAGTTACCGGATACCCTACCTGAAGGCCTGGAATCGGTTATCAATCTTGGTTTAAGTGAGGAGTGGCTTAGTCCACCGACAGCGCCTATTCCAGAAAAATAA
- a CDS encoding alpha/beta hydrolase family protein: MVAEVPAFKHKYTERVIPFTAGDGMALNLINVQGEKPPSKCPVLLVHGAGVRANIFRAPVEVTIVDALIAQGYDVWLENWRASIDFAPNLWTLDQAALYDHPQAVKTVIAETGVSEIKAIIHCQGSTSFTMSAMAGLIPEVTTIVSNAVSLHPVVSKWSLFKLTYLLPLVKVMSQYLNPHWGVQAPTLIAKIITLLVNLTHHECNNAVCKQVSFTYGSGFPALWSHENLNEETHEWLKEEFAAVPLCFFEQITRCINVGNLVSVQGFKELPDDFVQATPKTDARFAFFTGANNLCFLPQSQLNTYEYFSALRQNYHTLHILPDYGHLDVFMGKNAAQDTFPLIIQELEKTNT; encoded by the coding sequence ATGGTAGCCGAAGTCCCCGCTTTTAAACACAAATATACTGAAAGAGTCATTCCTTTTACTGCAGGGGATGGGATGGCATTAAACCTGATTAATGTTCAAGGAGAAAAGCCGCCCAGTAAATGTCCTGTGCTTTTAGTTCATGGTGCTGGCGTACGTGCCAATATTTTTCGGGCACCAGTAGAGGTGACGATTGTCGATGCATTAATAGCACAGGGCTATGATGTCTGGCTGGAAAACTGGAGGGCAAGCATCGATTTTGCGCCGAACTTATGGACGCTGGATCAGGCAGCCTTATATGATCATCCTCAGGCGGTAAAAACGGTTATTGCAGAAACAGGCGTCAGTGAGATCAAGGCGATTATCCATTGCCAGGGCTCAACCAGTTTTACCATGTCCGCAATGGCCGGATTAATTCCAGAAGTCACAACCATTGTAAGTAATGCCGTATCACTACATCCTGTGGTGTCTAAATGGTCACTCTTTAAACTCACCTATTTATTACCCTTAGTTAAAGTCATGAGCCAGTATCTCAATCCTCACTGGGGTGTACAGGCGCCTACGTTGATTGCAAAAATAATAACCTTGTTAGTCAATCTGACCCATCATGAATGCAATAATGCCGTTTGTAAGCAAGTCAGCTTTACTTATGGCAGCGGCTTTCCAGCGCTGTGGAGTCATGAAAATTTGAATGAGGAAACCCATGAATGGTTGAAGGAGGAATTTGCTGCCGTTCCTTTATGCTTTTTTGAACAAATTACCCGCTGCATCAACGTTGGAAATCTGGTTTCTGTTCAGGGATTTAAAGAATTACCAGATGATTTTGTCCAGGCAACGCCTAAAACAGACGCACGATTCGCTTTTTTTACCGGTGCAAACAATTTATGTTTTCTGCCTCAAAGTCAGCTAAACACTTATGAGTACTTTTCTGCTCTGCGTCAAAATTACCATACACTTCACATCCTGCCTGATTACGGGCACCTTGATGTGTTTATGGGTAAAAATGCGGCACAAGATACCTTTCCTTTAATTATTCAAGAACTGGAAAAAACTAACACTTAA
- a CDS encoding alkaline phosphatase D family protein, producing MSSLRIPGLGPIVGHTADDCCRIWIRAGDPEDEKTDLSASRRTLGIITIIAINGKTVTDSPIYYFRLHREYDRTGTFLLGKESGIDSATDFQPLQADTKYTVRVATLTIDDPFPDDFMINDQELVSRLPDAKVWRDILLDDQQLEGVRSIAEFQTFPDANKLIDQYSFILGSCRFPGILWRTKHADRIFGPIARQVSKPSKKEPAPRFVLMVGDQIYADKLNRSVPVGRADTFEEFQERYQSAFSSLNMRELLRIVPQYMILDDHEIEDNWTQDRFVNGSKRQLFVLAMNAYMSYQWCHGPRTFGTRLYYTFECGGYPYFVLDTRTQRYLNTENKDLSENHMLGRPALGGEPNQLSRMLEWLLNQQNQRGNTPKFLVTSSVFAPNPIDAREKSSKCNKEESDSWPAYPTTKKVLLDYIVENNIQNVIFLSGDIHCSNVAQIIFSGTEEANNLRAFSITSSAFYWPFPFADGDPSNYVHDSTLENQQDTFDLANGVKMDYKADNFTQEDNFCRLDIDRNKQRLTVRAFDKEGNLIKEEMQSGKIKKIETKLKLAEW from the coding sequence ATGAGTAGTTTACGTATTCCGGGATTAGGTCCTATTGTTGGGCATACCGCCGATGATTGTTGTCGAATCTGGATCAGGGCTGGTGATCCGGAAGATGAAAAGACTGATCTGTCTGCATCGCGGCGAACTCTTGGTATTATTACCATCATTGCTATTAATGGTAAAACCGTTACGGATTCTCCTATTTATTATTTTAGACTGCATCGAGAGTATGATCGTACCGGTACATTTCTACTAGGTAAAGAGTCTGGTATAGACTCAGCTACTGATTTTCAACCTTTACAAGCTGATACAAAATATACCGTAAGGGTCGCTACTTTAACAATTGATGATCCATTTCCCGATGACTTCATGATAAATGATCAGGAACTTGTCTCTCGATTACCTGATGCAAAAGTCTGGCGAGATATTCTGTTAGATGATCAGCAACTGGAGGGTGTCCGTTCCATTGCAGAATTCCAGACATTTCCTGATGCCAACAAGCTGATTGATCAATATAGTTTTATTCTAGGTTCTTGCCGGTTTCCTGGCATACTCTGGCGAACTAAACATGCCGATCGCATTTTTGGGCCCATTGCCAGACAAGTCTCTAAACCAAGTAAAAAGGAACCAGCACCCAGATTTGTGCTGATGGTCGGTGATCAAATATATGCGGATAAGTTAAATCGATCGGTTCCTGTGGGTCGCGCTGATACCTTTGAGGAATTTCAAGAACGTTACCAAAGCGCATTTAGTTCATTAAATATGCGTGAGCTGCTACGTATTGTACCTCAATATATGATTCTGGATGATCATGAGATTGAGGATAACTGGACTCAAGATCGCTTTGTGAATGGATCAAAACGTCAATTATTCGTGTTGGCCATGAATGCTTATATGAGCTATCAATGGTGCCACGGACCAAGAACGTTTGGTACACGTTTATATTACACCTTTGAATGTGGAGGTTACCCGTATTTTGTGCTGGATACCCGGACACAACGATATCTGAATACTGAAAATAAGGATCTAAGTGAAAATCATATGCTGGGTAGGCCTGCACTGGGTGGTGAGCCAAATCAATTATCACGCATGCTGGAATGGCTACTTAATCAACAAAACCAGCGTGGGAATACGCCAAAATTTCTGGTTACTTCTAGTGTGTTTGCTCCTAACCCAATTGATGCCAGAGAAAAGTCAAGTAAATGCAATAAAGAAGAGAGTGATTCCTGGCCTGCCTACCCTACGACAAAAAAAGTTCTGCTGGATTATATTGTAGAAAATAATATTCAAAATGTTATTTTTTTATCTGGCGATATTCATTGCTCGAATGTTGCGCAAATCATTTTTTCCGGTACTGAAGAGGCTAATAATCTAAGGGCATTTTCTATCACTTCTTCAGCCTTTTACTGGCCATTCCCTTTTGCAGATGGCGACCCATCCAACTATGTTCATGACTCAACTCTGGAAAATCAACAGGATACCTTTGACCTGGCGAATGGTGTCAAAATGGATTACAAAGCGGATAATTTCACACAAGAAGATAATTTTTGCCGGCTTGATATAGATCGAAATAAACAGCGGCTCACTGTTCGAGCATTTGACAAGGAAGGAAACCTTATTAAGGAAGAGATGCAGAGCGGTAAAATTAAAAAAATTGAAACTAAACTCAAATTGGCAGAATGGTAA
- a CDS encoding helix-turn-helix transcriptional regulator, with protein MVQLADAIDLNSILANAPGNPLIWNYFLTELTRQLNCSSGVLLVTDLIKRENTHFLFSVNIPPAYQKKYENDLNRLDCFNYLISKSPKKIFFNQTLNNNHYQEISGHFKLPANQKYRFGVSIPCNHNHALSLILNRKNAFSDEEQQYINRTLQSTIPALEKALHGEQRYKINSQILPYMGDHFDGYIIIDRYLNILFSDPVYTSIIGKLACVNISGDRFGMTPPAIEQQLLTLIDNNQGTDSIHNQCHVCQISLIPISSLENLYKWECFKDSFILVFTHSKDKNPALNRLSEIYQLSRCEALCALHFMKTPSIPDVATSTHRSQETVRNHIKHAMKKMDVHNQAELMKKLITLSAL; from the coding sequence ATGGTTCAACTAGCTGATGCGATAGACCTGAATTCAATATTGGCTAACGCTCCAGGGAATCCACTGATCTGGAACTACTTTCTTACAGAATTGACCCGGCAATTGAATTGTAGCTCCGGTGTTCTACTGGTTACTGATCTCATTAAACGAGAAAATACGCATTTTCTTTTCAGTGTTAATATCCCGCCAGCGTATCAGAAGAAATATGAAAATGACTTAAACAGACTGGATTGCTTTAATTATCTTATTAGCAAAAGCCCAAAAAAGATTTTTTTTAATCAAACACTGAACAACAACCATTACCAGGAAATCAGCGGACACTTCAAACTGCCAGCCAATCAGAAATACCGGTTCGGTGTATCGATCCCCTGCAATCATAATCATGCCCTCAGCCTGATATTAAATCGTAAAAATGCGTTTAGTGATGAAGAACAGCAATATATTAACAGGACTTTGCAATCCACTATCCCTGCTTTAGAAAAAGCATTGCACGGTGAGCAGCGATATAAAATAAACAGTCAAATTCTACCTTACATGGGCGACCATTTTGACGGGTATATTATTATTGACCGATATTTAAATATTCTATTTTCAGACCCTGTTTACACTTCCATTATCGGCAAACTGGCTTGCGTCAACATTTCTGGTGACCGGTTTGGTATGACTCCTCCGGCTATTGAGCAGCAGTTATTAACATTAATTGACAATAATCAGGGCACAGATTCGATTCACAACCAATGCCATGTCTGTCAGATTTCACTGATCCCCATTTCAAGTTTAGAAAACCTGTACAAATGGGAATGTTTTAAAGATAGCTTTATTCTTGTATTTACGCATTCTAAAGATAAAAATCCTGCGCTGAATCGCCTGTCAGAAATTTATCAACTCTCTCGATGTGAAGCCCTTTGTGCTCTGCATTTTATGAAAACGCCCTCTATTCCTGACGTAGCGACGAGTACTCACCGCTCCCAGGAAACGGTAAGAAATCATATTAAACATGCCATGAAAAAAATGGATGTACATAATCAGGCGGAATTGATGAAGAAATTAATTACCCTGTCAGCTTTATAA
- a CDS encoding hydrogenase maturation protease: MTNVLVFGYGNLSRGDDALGPLLIEYIEQNSFFEGLEVITDFQLQIEHALDLEARQLVLFVDASVACEQAFSFMQLAPEQDKSYTTHAMSPSSVLSVYQRVVHKQPPPSFLLSIQGLNFELGTDLSEQACANLVAAKNFVQLLLDKPELAYWLDCTK, translated from the coding sequence ATGACAAATGTGTTAGTTTTTGGCTATGGTAACCTAAGTCGTGGTGATGATGCTTTAGGACCGTTACTAATTGAATATATTGAACAAAATAGCTTCTTTGAGGGGCTTGAGGTCATAACTGATTTTCAATTACAGATTGAACATGCCCTTGATCTGGAAGCTCGCCAATTGGTGTTATTTGTTGATGCCTCAGTCGCATGTGAGCAGGCTTTTTCATTTATGCAACTTGCTCCCGAACAGGACAAAAGCTATACCACTCATGCAATGAGTCCCTCTTCGGTATTATCGGTTTATCAGCGGGTTGTGCATAAACAGCCTCCCCCCAGCTTTTTATTAAGTATTCAGGGCTTGAATTTTGAATTGGGTACTGATTTGAGTGAGCAGGCATGTGCAAATTTAGTTGCAGCAAAAAACTTTGTCCAACTGTTATTGGATAAACCGGAACTGGCGTATTGGCTGGATTGCACAAAGTAG
- a CDS encoding ester cyclase: protein MCCRRQDLIGVYETIQSKVAAQNQSIEMQEVWIFRISNGKIAERWYAHDQSASIG, encoded by the coding sequence ATGTGTTGTAGGCGGCAGGATTTAATCGGTGTCTATGAAACAATACAAAGTAAAGTTGCTGCACAAAACCAGTCTATCGAAATGCAAGAAGTCTGGATATTTCGCATTAGTAATGGCAAAATTGCAGAACGTTGGTATGCGCATGACCAATCAGCATCGATCGGTTAG
- a CDS encoding TrmH family RNA methyltransferase, translating to MTPKYAKHIPHEKNKVSIGLINPKSPDNVHAVMRAAGNFRVDSVFYTGSRYPRALRLNPNAPEMSRKVSENTLLIQAQSLLEVVAEGMKIVCVEFAENAMSLPGYEHPHDVFYIFGPEDGTIDQEIIDRAEAVVYVPTVGCMNLSASVNVLLYDRLVKSAERYDSKELILASRDTNNTVKVRG from the coding sequence ATGACCCCTAAATATGCTAAACATATCCCACATGAAAAAAATAAGGTCAGTATCGGTTTAATCAACCCCAAAAGTCCGGATAATGTTCACGCGGTGATGCGTGCTGCCGGCAATTTTCGCGTCGATAGCGTTTTTTATACCGGTTCGCGTTATCCACGGGCGCTCAGGCTTAATCCTAATGCGCCGGAAATGAGCCGTAAGGTGAGTGAGAATACTCTACTCATTCAGGCCCAGAGCCTGTTGGAAGTCGTGGCTGAAGGCATGAAGATTGTCTGTGTTGAGTTTGCCGAGAACGCGATGTCCTTGCCGGGGTATGAGCACCCGCACGATGTTTTTTATATCTTCGGGCCGGAAGATGGCACTATTGATCAGGAGATTATTGACCGGGCAGAAGCAGTGGTTTATGTGCCGACGGTTGGCTGCATGAATTTATCAGCTTCGGTAAATGTGCTGCTTTATGATCGTTTGGTTAAGTCGGCAGAAAGATATGACAGCAAGGAACTGATTCTCGCCAGCCGCGATACTAATAATACAGTCAAGGTTCGAGGTTAG
- a CDS encoding carbonic anhydrase has product MTTLKGKLDKRTAEYDYWAQRRRYGAEGHNNAGLWVLACMDERLPVDEALGIHVDTPVGGGDAHCFRNAGGIVTDDAIRSAMLTCNFFGTKEM; this is encoded by the coding sequence ATGACTACATTAAAAGGTAAGTTAGATAAACGGACTGCAGAGTATGATTATTGGGCGCAACGTCGCCGTTATGGCGCTGAAGGACATAATAACGCCGGTTTGTGGGTTCTTGCTTGTATGGATGAGCGTTTACCAGTAGACGAGGCACTGGGCATTCATGTAGATACGCCTGTCGGAGGTGGAGATGCGCATTGTTTTCGTAATGCGGGTGGAATTGTAACGGACGATGCGATACGCTCTGCCATGTTGACATGTAATTTTTTTGGAACTAAAGAAATGTAA
- the tnpA gene encoding IS66 family insertion sequence element accessory protein TnpA produces the protein MSPSQNKAAMQEHIPQWQASRLTQAEYCKVHDIKPHIFSYYKKKFGSASSSVQQTSQLVPVKFVAEDNLSGPRLSSVIKVTHTNGFSLEIQANTELSILKPLLELVRSIS, from the coding sequence ATGAGCCCATCTCAAAATAAAGCGGCTATGCAAGAGCATATACCACAATGGCAAGCCAGTCGTTTAACTCAGGCTGAGTATTGCAAGGTCCATGATATCAAGCCGCATATCTTCAGTTATTACAAAAAGAAATTCGGTTCGGCCAGCTCGTCAGTGCAACAAACCAGCCAACTGGTTCCGGTAAAATTTGTTGCCGAAGACAATTTAAGTGGCCCAAGGCTATCGTCGGTTATCAAAGTCACTCATACCAATGGCTTTAGCCTGGAAATACAGGCCAATACGGAACTCAGTATTTTAAAACCGTTATTGGAGTTGGTGAGGTCCATCTCATGA
- the tnpB gene encoding IS66 family insertion sequence element accessory protein TnpB (TnpB, as the term is used for proteins encoded by IS66 family insertion elements, is considered an accessory protein, since TnpC, encoded by a neighboring gene, is a DDE family transposase.), with the protein MINGLAVNQVYLATGVTDMRKSINGLSLIVSEQLGHDPFTGSVFVFCNRSRDKLKLLYWECNGFWLYYRRLDKGTFQWPSELNEQAVSLTSRELHWLLDGLSYHQVQAHTAVSGLKNN; encoded by the coding sequence ATGATAAACGGTCTTGCTGTTAATCAGGTGTATCTGGCGACAGGTGTTACGGATATGCGTAAGTCCATTAATGGCTTGTCGCTGATCGTTTCAGAGCAGTTGGGCCATGATCCCTTTACCGGGAGTGTTTTTGTCTTTTGTAATCGCTCTCGCGATAAACTAAAACTACTCTATTGGGAATGTAATGGCTTCTGGCTTTATTATCGCCGCCTGGATAAGGGGACGTTCCAGTGGCCAAGCGAATTGAACGAGCAGGCTGTGTCACTAACCTCACGTGAATTACACTGGTTACTGGATGGTTTATCCTATCACCAAGTGCAAGCGCACACGGCTGTTTCTGGTCTAAAAAACAACTGA
- the tnpC gene encoding IS66 family transposase, producing MNSLPETLPDETNALQKMVLDYQSTVDQLQEKLTWYEEQFRLFQHQRFGASSEKCPDQMELFNEAESILDALKQEETDLEETVSYQRKKPGRKPLSRHLPREVVRYELPEAERVCDCGHALHEAGEDTSEQLEIIPAQIKLIEHVQVKYACRACENGIINAPKPAQPIPRSFASASLLAYIIVAKFMDSLPLYRQETIFKRLSIDLSRATLSIWVLKSAELLAPFYDRLHELLILQKILQADETTLNVIQDGRETKSKSYMWLYQSGGHEAECPIVLYEYQATRAGAHAASFLQGFSGHLQVDGYAGYHALASDDCLLVGCMAHARRKFDEALKALPKASRKNKMGMAQTALRKFTRLYAFEKQFKDLTIEQRYLLRQEKCKPLLDDLKQWCDDHVTRTAKDSTIGKAIRYTLNQWSSLIRYIDDGNIHIDNNAAERRIKPFVIGRKNWLFNQTPRGANASALLYSLVQTAVANNLEPFDYLKYLLTELPKLGRHYEPEALDQFLPWNLIEKVKPLK from the coding sequence ATGAACTCACTTCCTGAGACACTGCCAGATGAGACGAATGCACTGCAAAAAATGGTGCTGGACTATCAGTCGACAGTAGATCAATTACAGGAAAAACTGACGTGGTATGAGGAGCAGTTTCGTTTGTTTCAACACCAGCGCTTTGGAGCATCCAGTGAAAAGTGTCCTGACCAAATGGAGTTGTTTAATGAAGCGGAATCGATTCTTGACGCCTTAAAGCAAGAGGAGACTGATCTTGAAGAAACGGTTAGCTATCAACGCAAAAAGCCAGGTCGTAAACCGCTCTCCAGACATCTTCCGCGAGAAGTCGTTCGCTATGAATTACCTGAAGCAGAACGTGTGTGTGACTGTGGTCATGCCTTGCATGAGGCTGGCGAAGACACGTCAGAGCAGTTAGAAATCATTCCTGCTCAAATCAAGCTGATTGAGCATGTGCAGGTAAAGTATGCCTGTCGTGCCTGCGAAAATGGCATTATTAATGCGCCTAAACCGGCACAGCCCATTCCACGCAGTTTTGCTTCGGCCAGCTTACTAGCCTACATTATTGTAGCCAAGTTTATGGATAGCTTGCCACTCTATCGCCAGGAAACGATTTTCAAGCGCTTAAGTATCGACCTTTCGCGTGCAACGTTATCAATCTGGGTATTGAAGTCCGCTGAATTGCTTGCCCCCTTTTATGATCGACTGCATGAATTACTGATCCTGCAGAAAATTCTCCAGGCTGATGAAACAACTTTGAATGTTATTCAGGATGGACGAGAGACGAAATCAAAATCCTATATGTGGCTCTATCAAAGTGGTGGTCATGAAGCTGAATGCCCAATTGTTTTGTATGAGTATCAGGCAACCCGGGCGGGTGCACATGCGGCGAGCTTTTTACAGGGCTTTTCAGGCCACTTGCAAGTGGATGGCTATGCCGGCTATCACGCCCTTGCATCAGATGACTGTCTCCTCGTCGGTTGTATGGCGCATGCGCGTCGTAAATTCGATGAAGCACTGAAAGCACTTCCCAAAGCGAGCCGCAAAAATAAAATGGGCATGGCTCAAACGGCATTACGCAAGTTCACTCGTCTTTATGCGTTTGAGAAACAATTTAAAGATCTGACAATAGAGCAGCGTTATTTGTTACGTCAGGAAAAATGTAAACCTTTGCTGGATGACTTAAAGCAGTGGTGCGATGACCATGTTACCAGGACAGCAAAAGACAGCACGATAGGTAAAGCCATTCGTTACACCCTTAACCAGTGGAGTAGCCTGATTCGCTATATTGATGACGGAAATATACACATTGATAATAATGCAGCTGAACGTCGTATCAAACCGTTTGTGATTGGGCGTAAAAACTGGTTGTTTAATCAAACACCTCGTGGAGCAAATGCCAGTGCACTGCTATACAGCCTGGTGCAAACAGCGGTTGCCAATAATCTGGAGCCTTTTGATTATCTGAAGTATTTACTTACTGAGCTACCCAAGCTTGGTAGGCATTATGAACCAGAGGCGTTAGATCAGTTTCTACCCTGGAACTTGATTGAAAAAGTTAAGCCTTTAAAGTAA
- a CDS encoding carbonic anhydrase, giving the protein MQHTQCGMLSANAQDLEKMFNDKGIETDDMVLDPTLPEQKLGKGSFAKWIGMMDDVDVTCMKTIDVFKNHPLIPKDIIISGWVWEVETRRLRAPTLDPEKRLRTDASSTAFGVNTKQPARWG; this is encoded by the coding sequence GTGCAGCATACTCAGTGCGGCATGCTGTCAGCGAATGCTCAGGACCTTGAAAAAATGTTTAATGACAAAGGCATAGAAACAGACGATATGGTACTTGATCCAACATTGCCTGAACAAAAACTTGGAAAAGGTTCATTTGCAAAGTGGATCGGAATGATGGACGATGTCGATGTAACTTGTATGAAAACGATTGATGTTTTTAAGAATCATCCACTTATACCTAAGGATATTATTATCAGTGGCTGGGTTTGGGAGGTTGAAACTCGACGATTGAGAGCGCCTACACTTGATCCTGAAAAAAGGTTAAGAACCGATGCGTCTTCTACTGCGTTTGGGGTGAACACTAAACAACCTGCGCGTTGGGGTTAA
- a CDS encoding FmdB family zinc ribbon protein, producing the protein MPTYDYRCTQCKVQFEANHRMNDIRPTCPTCGGACEKLILSPPAAHGYKALGREQAMHSLQPKASNNGHQHGPSCGCKSSSS; encoded by the coding sequence ATGCCAACTTATGATTATAGATGCACTCAATGCAAGGTGCAGTTTGAAGCAAATCATCGAATGAATGATATTCGTCCTACCTGTCCAACTTGCGGCGGGGCATGTGAGAAACTCATTCTATCGCCCCCCGCTGCGCATGGTTATAAAGCGCTCGGTCGTGAACAGGCGATGCACTCGCTACAACCGAAAGCATCGAATAATGGGCATCAACATGGCCCCAGTTGCGGTTGTAAGTCATCGTCATCATGA